One Ricinus communis isolate WT05 ecotype wild-type chromosome 1, ASM1957865v1, whole genome shotgun sequence DNA window includes the following coding sequences:
- the LOC8280970 gene encoding probable aldo-keto reductase 4 isoform X2, with product MAEVKRIKLGTQGLEVSAQGLGCMGMSAFYGPPKPEPDMIALIHHAINSGVTFLDTSDIYGPHTNEILLGKDFPFCVCKMGELKKLVEEGKIKYIGLSEASASTIRRAHAVHPITAIQLEWSLWSKDIEEEIVPTCRELGIGIVAYSPLGQGFLLLGTKLVETFKEGDVRKYLPKFQPENVEHNKHLFERVNKMAARKQCTPSQLALAWVHHQGDDVCPIPGTTKIENFNQNIGTLSVKLTPEEMAELESIASADAVKGERYGDRVPTYKTSDTPPLSSWKAV from the exons ATGGCAGAAGTGAAGAGAATAAAGCTGGGAACACAAGGGCTAGAGGTATCAGCACAAGGACTTGGCTGCATGGGCATGTCCGCCTTTTATGGCCCTCCAAAACCTGAACCCGATATGATCGCTCTCATCCACCATGCCATCAACTCCGGTGTTACTTTCCTCGATACCTCTGATATCTACGGACCCCACACCAATGAAATTCTTCTGGGCAAG GACTTTCCTTTTTGTGTTTGCAAGATGGGGGAACTGAAGAAACTAGTTGAAGAGGgtaaaataaagtatatagGTCTATCTGAGGCCTCTGCTTCAACAATCAGAAGAGCTCATGCTGTTCACCCGATAACAGCTATCCAGTTGGAGTGGTCTTTGTGGTCAAAAGATATCGAGGAAGAGATTGTTCCTACTTGCAG AGAACTTGGAATTGGAATTGTTGCATACAGTCCTCTGGGACAAGGATTTCTTTTACTAGGGACTAAGTTGGTTGAAACCTTTAAGGAGGGTGATGTTCGGAAG TATTTGCCTAAATTCCAGCCTGAAAATGTGGAGCATAACAAACACCTTTTCGAGCGGGTTAATAAAATGGCAGCAAGGAAACAATGCACCCCATCACAACTAGCACTGGCCTGGGTCCATCACCAAGGAGATGATGTATGCCCCATTCCTGGAACAACCAAAATTGAAAACTTCAACCAGAACATTGGAACTCTGTCTGTAAAACTCACACCAGAAGAAATGGCTGAGCTTGAATCCATTGCCTCTGCAGATGCCGTGAAAGGTGAGAGATATGGCGACCGTGTGCCCACATACAAGACATCTGACACTCCACCACTGTCTTCATGGAAAGCTGTGTAG
- the LOC8280971 gene encoding probable xyloglucan galactosyltransferase GT14 isoform X1 gives MEKSIIGHNRLWFVIFIALSFFFLFLYAFDYSSFFNDYDTNGVASKLKYFANAFNTQKSNYSSLDDPNPKSNKNNFCSGRYIYVHDLPQLFNDLVVENCTALYRFYDMCPFLTNSGFGVQVIENPEGIVSGRNWFATNQFLLEVIFRTRMNNYGCLTNDSSLASAIFVPYYSGLDVASYLWDFTASRDTLGADLVKWLAQRPEWKKLWGRDHFFIAGRIGWDFRRHVDNDKGWGSNLMSLPESMNMTMLTIESTAWSNEFAVPYPTHFHPSSETEVIEWQNKMRKQKRHYLFSFAGAPRPLGSKRLCKLLNCDSGPNKCDNPVEVIKVFQDSVFCLQPPGDSYTRRSAFDSIVAGCIPVFFHPGSAYAQYEWYLPNDYATYSVFIPGNLVKNGSISINDTLLQVSDDEVTSMREEVIRLIPKIIYANPKSKLESLEDAFDIAIKGVLARVEKVRKEIREGKDPGIGFAEPNWKLRFSRMEAQQDWSRFF, from the exons ATGGAGAAATCTATAATAGGCCATAATCGACTCTGGTTTGTCATCTTCATTGCgttatctttcttctttttattcctTTATGCTTTTGATTATTCATCCTTTTTTAATGATTATGATACCAATGGTGTCGCCTCTAAACTCAAATACTTTGCGAATGCCTTCAACACCCAAAAGTCTAATTACAGTTCCCTTGATGATCCTAAtccaaaatccaataaaaacaattttTGTTCAGGTCGTTACATATATGTTCATGATCTTCCTCAACTATTCAACGACCTTGTTGTTGAAAATTGCACTGCTCTTTATAGATTTTATGACATGTGCCCATTCCTGACAAACTCAGGATTTGGCGTTCAGGTTATTGAGAATCCTGAAGGGATTGTATCAGGACGTAATTGGTTTGCAACTAACCAATTTCTTTTAGAGGTTATATTTCGCACTAGAATGAACAACTATGGATGTTTAACTAATGACTCCTCTTTAGCTTCTGCCATTTTTGTACCTTATTATAGTGGACTTGACGTCGCTAGTTACCTGTGGGATTTTACTGCATCAAGAGATACTTTGGGTGCTGATCTTGTCAAATGGCTGGCACAGAGACCTGAATGGAAAAAATTGTGGGGTAGAGACCATTTCTTTATTGCTGGAAGGATTGGTTGGGATTTTCGAAGGCATGTTGATAATGATAAAGGTTGGGGAAGCAATCTTATGTCTTTGCCTGAATCTATGAACATGACAATGCTGACAATTGAATCAACTGCCTGGAGTAATGAATTCGCGGTACCATATCCAACACATTTCCACCCGTCAAGTGAAACTGAGGTGATTGAATGGCAAAATAAAATGAGGAAACAGAAAAGGCAttacttgttttcttttgcagGCGCCCCACGACCT TTAGGCTCAAAGAGGTTATGTAAGTTGCTGAATTGTGACTCTGGACCAAACAAGTGTGACAACCCTGTCGAGGTCATCAAAGTATTTCAAGACTCTGTTTTCTGCCTGCAGCCTCCAGGGGATTCCTACACTAGACGATCAGCTTTTGATTCGATTGTAGCAGGATGTATTCCAGTTTTCTTCCATCCAGGATCTGCTTATGCACAGTATGAATGGTACTTACCAAATGATTATGCTACATATTCTGTTTTCATACCAGGGAACTTGGTGAAAAATGGGAGTATCAGCATCAATGACACTTTGCTTCAGGTTTCAGATGATGAAGTAACAAGCATGAGAGAGGAGGTTATAAGGCTGATACCAAAGATCATATATGCAAATCCCAAGTCAAAACTAGAGAGTCTTGAAGATGCATTTGACATAGCAATTAAGGGAGTCCTTGCAAGAGTTGAGAAAGTGAGAAAGGAAATTAGGGAGGGAAAGGATCCTGGCATTGGTTTTGCAGAACCAAATTGGAAGCTCAGATTTTCTAGAATGGAAGCTCAACAAGACTGGTCGCGTTTCttctga
- the LOC8280970 gene encoding probable aldo-keto reductase 2 isoform X1 — translation MAEVKRIKLGTQGLEVSAQGLGCMGMSAFYGPPKPEPDMIALIHHAINSGVTFLDTSDIYGPHTNEILLGKALKGGLREKVELATKFGVCFQEGKSEIKGDPGYVRAACEASIKRLLVDCIDLYYQHRIDTSIPIEITMGELKKLVEEGKIKYIGLSEASASTIRRAHAVHPITAIQLEWSLWSKDIEEEIVPTCRELGIGIVAYSPLGQGFLLLGTKLVETFKEGDVRKYLPKFQPENVEHNKHLFERVNKMAARKQCTPSQLALAWVHHQGDDVCPIPGTTKIENFNQNIGTLSVKLTPEEMAELESIASADAVKGERYGDRVPTYKTSDTPPLSSWKAV, via the exons ATGGCAGAAGTGAAGAGAATAAAGCTGGGAACACAAGGGCTAGAGGTATCAGCACAAGGACTTGGCTGCATGGGCATGTCCGCCTTTTATGGCCCTCCAAAACCTGAACCCGATATGATCGCTCTCATCCACCATGCCATCAACTCCGGTGTTACTTTCCTCGATACCTCTGATATCTACGGACCCCACACCAATGAAATTCTTCTGGGCAAG GCTCTTAAAGGAGGGTTAAGAGAGAAAGTGGAATTGGCAACCAAATTTGGTGTATGTTTTCAAGAGGGGAAGAGTGAGATTAAGGGTGATCCAGGTTATGTAAGAGCTGCTTGTGAGGCTAGCATAAAGCGTCTTCTAGTTGATTGTATTGATCTTTATTACCAACACCGCATTGATACTTCTATTCCCATTGAAATCACG ATGGGGGAACTGAAGAAACTAGTTGAAGAGGgtaaaataaagtatatagGTCTATCTGAGGCCTCTGCTTCAACAATCAGAAGAGCTCATGCTGTTCACCCGATAACAGCTATCCAGTTGGAGTGGTCTTTGTGGTCAAAAGATATCGAGGAAGAGATTGTTCCTACTTGCAG AGAACTTGGAATTGGAATTGTTGCATACAGTCCTCTGGGACAAGGATTTCTTTTACTAGGGACTAAGTTGGTTGAAACCTTTAAGGAGGGTGATGTTCGGAAG TATTTGCCTAAATTCCAGCCTGAAAATGTGGAGCATAACAAACACCTTTTCGAGCGGGTTAATAAAATGGCAGCAAGGAAACAATGCACCCCATCACAACTAGCACTGGCCTGGGTCCATCACCAAGGAGATGATGTATGCCCCATTCCTGGAACAACCAAAATTGAAAACTTCAACCAGAACATTGGAACTCTGTCTGTAAAACTCACACCAGAAGAAATGGCTGAGCTTGAATCCATTGCCTCTGCAGATGCCGTGAAAGGTGAGAGATATGGCGACCGTGTGCCCACATACAAGACATCTGACACTCCACCACTGTCTTCATGGAAAGCTGTGTAG
- the LOC8280971 gene encoding probable xyloglucan galactosyltransferase GT14 isoform X2 translates to MEKSIIGHNRLWFVIFIALSFFFLFLYAFDYSSFFNDYDTNGVASKLKYFANAFNTQKSNYSSLDDPNPKSNKNNFCSGRYIYVHDLPQLFNDLVVENCTALYRFYDMCPFLTNSGFGVQVIENPEGIVSGRNWFATNQFLLEVIFRTRMNNYGCLTNDSSLASAIFVPYYSGLDVASYLWDFTASRDTLGADLVKWLAQRPEWKKLWGRDHFFIAGRIGWDFRRHVDNDKGWGSNLMSLPESMNMTMLTIESTAWSNEFAVPYPTHFHPSSETEVIEWQNKMRKQKRHYLFSFAGAPRPFLQDSIRSEIINQCLGSKRLCKLLNCDSGPNKCDNPVEVIKVFQDSVFCLQPPGDSYTRRSAFDSIVAGCIPVFFHPGSAYAQYEWFQMMK, encoded by the exons ATGGAGAAATCTATAATAGGCCATAATCGACTCTGGTTTGTCATCTTCATTGCgttatctttcttctttttattcctTTATGCTTTTGATTATTCATCCTTTTTTAATGATTATGATACCAATGGTGTCGCCTCTAAACTCAAATACTTTGCGAATGCCTTCAACACCCAAAAGTCTAATTACAGTTCCCTTGATGATCCTAAtccaaaatccaataaaaacaattttTGTTCAGGTCGTTACATATATGTTCATGATCTTCCTCAACTATTCAACGACCTTGTTGTTGAAAATTGCACTGCTCTTTATAGATTTTATGACATGTGCCCATTCCTGACAAACTCAGGATTTGGCGTTCAGGTTATTGAGAATCCTGAAGGGATTGTATCAGGACGTAATTGGTTTGCAACTAACCAATTTCTTTTAGAGGTTATATTTCGCACTAGAATGAACAACTATGGATGTTTAACTAATGACTCCTCTTTAGCTTCTGCCATTTTTGTACCTTATTATAGTGGACTTGACGTCGCTAGTTACCTGTGGGATTTTACTGCATCAAGAGATACTTTGGGTGCTGATCTTGTCAAATGGCTGGCACAGAGACCTGAATGGAAAAAATTGTGGGGTAGAGACCATTTCTTTATTGCTGGAAGGATTGGTTGGGATTTTCGAAGGCATGTTGATAATGATAAAGGTTGGGGAAGCAATCTTATGTCTTTGCCTGAATCTATGAACATGACAATGCTGACAATTGAATCAACTGCCTGGAGTAATGAATTCGCGGTACCATATCCAACACATTTCCACCCGTCAAGTGAAACTGAGGTGATTGAATGGCAAAATAAAATGAGGAAACAGAAAAGGCAttacttgttttcttttgcagGCGCCCCACGACCTTTTCTGCAAGACTCTATCCGTAGTGAGATAATCAACCAATGCTTAGGCTCAAAGAGGTTATGTAAGTTGCTGAATTGTGACTCTGGACCAAACAAGTGTGACAACCCTGTCGAGGTCATCAAAGTATTTCAAGACTCTGTTTTCTGCCTGCAGCCTCCAGGGGATTCCTACACTAGACGATCAGCTTTTGATTCGATTGTAGCAGGATGTATTCCAGTTTTCTTCCATCCAGGATCTGCTTATGCACAGTATGAATG GTTTCAGATGATGAAGTAA